In Mytilus edulis chromosome 4, xbMytEdul2.2, whole genome shotgun sequence, the following proteins share a genomic window:
- the LOC139521738 gene encoding uncharacterized protein: MLCQGEFKKRMLGLFVFCLVTGVVNGCTSCSAALNATLKELMLCKSHLVVGLSVSVVKSDKVLFVEGYSNDNTSVTGDTVFQIASLSKAFASTLLVKLIEEKTEYSLDTKIKTILRNDHIFNDSLRSEYTTVRDLLSHRTGIPQNNRIRLNTNLTRSNLIHRLKYLKAEKEFRGSYIYSSLLYGLVTYITEMIGGDTWENLVSKFIFEPLGMKSSAFVTTANPEKINLAQGFRDFYGDFHPVPFEFSKYYGELCGSGCILSTAVDMTKWMTFHLNGGKLSDGRRLISEKAFKEITTAVNTVPNDMYTYKYYTKPKVPVTTAISGYALGWRSGFYGGNRMFIHGGSTYGYRALMSWYPDADLGIFIALTGNDPNYFIRQVLHNYIFDIYTNQTPYINSTATLCSFPQPWYDYTPNTKLNVTKSLAMSRQKTDYIGNYYNPAYGHIQVKGHEDMNKLTLIYGVSTFILYPKEAKDEFYGDSVGLTKYLFNFYTFRFDIECDNPYLEIPKFESMSPPVFQKSRDNANRALTIFKSGFDQLIFMVVLYAVAQTRTF; this comes from the exons ATGCTTTGTCAGGGAGAGTTTAAGAAGAGAATGTTAggattatttgtattttgtttagtAACTGGAGTTGTAAATGGATGTACATCCTGTTCCGCAGCGCTCAATGCGACATTGAAAGAATTGATGTTGTGCAAGTCACACCTAGTGGTCGGTCTGTCGGTGTCTGTGGTCAAATCTGATAAAGTTTTGTTTGTTGAGGGGTATTCCAATGATAATACATCTGTGACTGGCGACACTGTATTCCAGATCGCATCCTTATCTAAAGCATTCGCCAGTACTCTGTTGGTGAAACTTATCGAAGAGAAAACAGA ATATTCCCTGGATACCAAGATTAAGACAATTCTCAGGAACGATCATATCTTTAACGATAGTTTGAGGTCTGAATACACTACAGTCCGTGATCTACTGTCGCACAGAACAGGAATTCCTCAGAATAACAGGATACGACTAAATACCAACCTAACCAGATCAAACCTTATACA TCGACTCAAATACTTGAAAGCAGAAAAAGAGTTCCGAGGTAGTTACATCTACAGTAGTTTGCTGTATGGTCTGGTCACATACATAACAGAGATGATTGGTGGAGATACTTGGGAGAATCTGGTCTCCAAATTTATATTTGAGCCACTTGGAATGAAATCTTCCGCCTTTGTAACGACTGCTAATCCAGAGAAGATAAATTTAGCACAAGGGTTTAGGGATTTTTACGGCGATTTTCACCCGGTCCCTTTCGAGTTTTCAAA GTACTATGGTGAGCTTTGTGGTTCTGGTTGCATATTGTCCACGGCAGTGGATATGACGAAGTGGATGACTTTCCATCTGAATGGCGGAAAATTATCCGATGGCAGAAGACTAATATCTGAAAAGGCCTTCAAAGAAATTACCACAGCAGTCAATACCGTACCTAATGATATGTATACGTATAAATATTATACTAAACCTAAAGTGCCTGTCACCACTGCTATCTCAGGGTATGCACTTGGCTGGAGGTCGGGCTTTTATGGGG GAAACAGGATGTTTATTCATGGTGGATCAACTTATGGATATAGAGCGCTGATGTCCTGGTACCCGGATGCTGATCTTGGAATATTTATTGCCCTCACTGGGAATGATCCAAATTACTTCATCAGACAAGTACTCCACAACTATATATTTGATATCTACACCAACCAAACTCCTTACATCAACAGCACTGCCACACTTTGTTCATTTCCACAACCATGGTATGACTATACACCAAACACAAAGCTAAATGTTACGAAGAGTCTTGCTATGAGCCGTCAAAAGACAGATTATATCGGCAACTATTACAATCCTGCATACGGTCACATTCAGGTTAAAGGTCATGAAGATATGAACAAACTTACTCTCATATACGGCGTATCAacgtttattctatatccaaagGAAGCAAAAGATGAGTTTTATGGCGATTCGGTTGGATTAActaaatatctttttaatttttacacgTTCAGATTTGATATTGAGTGCGACAATCCATACTTAGAGATTCCGAAATTTGAATCAATGTCGCCaccagtttttcaaaagtcacgTGATAATGCTAACAGGGCATTAACCATCTTCAAATCTGGATTTGATCAGCTTATCTTTATGGTAGTCTTATATGCTGTTGCACAAACAAGAACTTTCTAG